A genome region from Macaca nemestrina isolate mMacNem1 chromosome 20, mMacNem.hap1, whole genome shotgun sequence includes the following:
- the LOC105488140 gene encoding NACHT, LRR and PYD domains-containing protein 4 isoform X1 produces the protein MAASFFSDFGLMWYLEELKKEEFRKFKEHLKQMTLHLELKQIPWTEVKKASREELANLLIKHYEEQQAWNITLRIFQKMDRKDLCMKVMRERTGYTQTYQAHAKRKFSRLWSSKSVTEIHLYFQEEVKQEECEHLDHLFAPKETGKQPRTVIIQGPQGIGKTTLLMKLLMAWSDNKIFRDRFLYTFYFCCRELRELPATSLADLISREWPDPAAPVTEIVSQPERLLFVIDSFEELKDGLNEPDSALCDDVMEKRPVQVLLSSLLTKKMLPEASLLVAVQPVCPKELRDRVAISEIYEPRGFNESDRLVYFCCFFKDPKRAMEAFSLVRESEQLFSICQIPLLCWILCTSLKQEMQKGKDVTLTCQSTTSVYSCFIFNLFTPEGAEGPTAQSQRQLKALCSLAAEGMWTDTFEFREDDLRRNGVVEADIPALLGTKVLLKYGERESSYVFLHACIQEFCAALFYLLKSHLDHPHPAVRSVQELLVANFEKTRRAHWIFLGCFLTGLLNKQEQQKLDAFFGFQLSQEIKQQLHQCLKSLGEHSDPLGQVDSLAIFYCLFEMQDPAFVKQAVNLLQKADFHIIDNADLVVSAYCLKYCSSLRKLSFSVQNVFKKEDEHSSTSDYRLVCWHHICSVLTTSGHLTELQVQDSTLSESTFVTWCNQLRHPSCRLQRLGINNVSFSGPSGQLFEVLFYQPDLKYLSFTLTKLSRDDVRSLCDALNYPAGNVKELALVDCFLSPIDCEVLACLLTNNKKLTYLNVSCNDLDAGLPLLCEALCNPDTVLVYLMLAYCHLGEQCCEYISEMLLHNKSVRYLDLGANVLKDEGLKTLCEALKRPDCRLDSLCLVKCFITVAGCEALASALISNQNLKILQIGCNEIGDVGVKLLCGALTHPNCRLEVLGLEECGLTSACCKDLASVLTSSKTLQQLNLTLNALDYAGVVVLCEALRHPECALQVLGLRKTDFDEETQALLMAEEERNPNLTITDDCDTVTRVEI, from the exons GATACACACAAACCTATCAAGCTCATGCAAAGCGGAAATTCAGCCGCTTATGGTCCAGCAAGTCTGTCACTGAGATTCACCTGTACTTCCAGGAGGAAGTCAAGCAAGAAGAATGTGAACATTTGGACCACCTTTTTGCTCCCAAGGAAACTGGGAAACAGCCACGTACAGTGATCATTCAAGGACCGCAAGGGATTGGAAAAACGACACTCCTGATGAAGCTGCTGATGGCCTGGTCAGACAACAAGATCTTTCGGGATAGGTTCCTGTACACTTTCTATTTCTGCTGCAGAGAACTGAGGGAGTTGCCGGCAACGAGCTTGGCTGACCTGATTTCCAGAGAGTGGCCCGACCCCGCTGCTCCTGTAACAGAGATCGTGTCTCAGCCGGAGAGACTCTTGTTTGTCATCGACAGCTTCGAAGAGTTGAAGGACGGCTTGAACGAACCCGATTCGGCCCTGTGCGACGACGTGATGGAGAAACGGCCCGTGCAGGTGCTTCTGAGCAGTTTGCTGACGAAGAAGATGCTCCCGGAGGCCTCCCTGCTCGTGGCCGTCCAACCCGTGTGCCCGAAGGAGCTCCGGGATCGGGTGGCCATCTCAGAAATCTACGAGCCCCGGGGATTCAACGAGAGTGATCGGTTAGTGTATTTCTGCTGTTTCTTTAAAGATCCGAAAAGAGCCATGGAAGCCTTCAGTCTTGTAAGAGAAAGTGAACAACTGTTTTCCATATGCCAGATCCCGCTCCTCTGCTGGATCCTCTGTACCTCTCTGAAGCAAGAGATGCAGAAAGGGAAAGACGTGACCCTGACCTGCCAGAGCACCACCTCTGTGTACTCCTGCTTCATCTTTAACCTGTTCACACCCGAGGGTGCCGAGGGTCCGACTGCGCAAAGCCAGCGCCAGCTGAAGGCCCTGTGCTCCCTGGCTGCAGAGGGCATGTGGACGGACACGTTTGAGTTTCGTGAAGACGACCTCCGGAGAAATGGGGTTGTTGAGGCTGACATCCCCGCGCTGCTGGGCACCAAGGTTCTCCTGAAGTACGGGGAGCGTGAGAGCTCCTACGTGTTCCTCCACGCGTGTATCCAGGAGTTCTGTGCTGCCTTGTTCTATTTGCTCAAGAGCCACCTTGATCATCCTCACCCAGCTGTGAGAAGTGTACAGGAATTGCTAGTTGCCAATTTCGAAAAAACAAGGAGAGCACATTGGATTTTTCTGGGCTGTTTTCTAACTGGCCTTTTAAATAAACAGGAACAACAGAAACTGGACGCGTTTTTTGGCTTCCAACTGTCCCAAGAGATCAAGCAGCAACTTCACCAGTGTCTGAAGAGCTTAGGGGAGCATAGCGATCCTCTGGGACAGGTGGATTCCTTGGCGATATTTTACTGTCTCTTCGAGATGCAGGATCCTGCGTTTGTAAAGCAGGCAGTGAACCTCCTCCAAAAAGCTGACTTTCATATTATTGACAACGCAGACCTGGTGGTTTCTGCCTACTGTTTAAAATACTGCTCCAGTTTGAGGAAACTCTCTTTCTCCGTTCAAAATGTCTTTAAGAAAGAGGATGAACACAGCTCTAC GTCGGATTACAGACTTGTCTGTTGGCATCACATCTGCTCTGTGCTCACTACCAGCGGGCACCTCACAGAGCTCCAGGTACAGGACAGCACCCTCAGCGAGTCGACCTTTGTGACCTGGTGTAACCAGCTGAGGCATCCCAGCTGTCGCCTTCAGAGGCTCGG AATAAATAATGTTTCCTTTTCTGGTCCGAGTGGTCAGCTTTTTGAGGTGCTCTTTTATCAGCCAGACTTGAAATACCTGAGCTTCACCCTCACGAAACTCTCTCGTGATGACGTCAGGTCCCTCTGTGATGCCTTGAACTACCCGGCGGGCAACGTAAAAGAGCTAGC GCTGGTAGATTGTTTCCTTTCACCCATCGATTGTGAAGTCCTTGCCTGCCTTCTAACCAACAACAAGAAGCTGACGTATCTGAATGTATCCTGCAACGACTTAGACGCAGGCTTGCCTCTTCTGTGTGAAGCTCTGTGCAACCCAGACACGGTCCTGGTATACCTGAT GCTGGCTTACTGCCACCTCGGTGAGCAGTGCTGTGAATACATCTCTGAAATGCTTCTGCATAACAAGAGCGTGCGCTATCTAGACCTCGGCGCCAATGTCCTGAAGGACGAAGGACTGAAAACCCTCTGTGAGGCCTTGAAACGCCCAGACTGCCGCCTGGATTCGCTGTG TTTGGTAAAATGTTTTATCACTGTTGCCGGCTGTGAAGCCCTCGCCTCCGCTCTCATCAGCAATCAAAACCTGAAGATTCTGCAAATTGGGTGCAATGAAATCGGAGACGTGGGCGTGAAGCTGTTGTGTGGGGCTCTGACGCATCCGAATTGCCGCTTAGAGGTTCTTGG GTTGGAAGAATGTGGGTTAACGAGCGCCTGTTGTAAGGATCTTGCGTCTGTTCTCACCAGCAGTAAGACCCTGCAGCAGCTCAACCTGACCTTGAACGCCTTGGACTACGCAGGGGTGGTTGTGCTCTGTGAGGCCCTGAGACACCCAGAGTGCGCCCTGCAGGTGCTCGG gCTGAGAAAAACTGATTTTGATGAGGAAACCCAGGCACTTCTGATGGCTGAGGAAGAGAGAAATCCTAACCTGACCATCACAGACGACTGTGACACAGTTACAAGGGTAGAAATCTGA
- the LOC105488140 gene encoding NACHT, LRR and PYD domains-containing protein 4 isoform X2 has translation MAASFFSDFGLMWYLEELKKEEFRKFKEHLKQMTLHLELKQIPWTEVKKASREELANLLIKHYEEQQAWNITLRIFQKMDRKDLCMKVMRERTGYTQTYQAHAKRKFSRLWSSKSVTEIHLYFQEEVKQEECEHLDHLFAPKETGKQPRTVIIQGPQGIGKTTLLMKLLMAWSDNKIFRDRFLYTFYFCCRELRELPATSLADLISREWPDPAAPVTEIVSQPERLLFVIDSFEELKDGLNEPDSALCDDVMEKRPVQVLLSSLLTKKMLPEASLLVAVQPVCPKELRDRVAISEIYEPRGFNESDRLVYFCCFFKDPKRAMEAFSLVRESEQLFSICQIPLLCWILCTSLKQEMQKGKDVTLTCQSTTSVYSCFIFNLFTPEGAEGPTAQSQRQLKALCSLAAEGMWTDTFEFREDDLRRNGVVEADIPALLGTKVLLKYGERESSYVFLHACIQEFCAALFYLLKSHLDHPHPAVRSVQELLVANFEKTRRAHWIFLGCFLTGLLNKQEQQKLDAFFGFQLSQEIKQQLHQCLKSLGEHSDPLGQVDSLAIFYCLFEMQDPAFVKQAVNLLQKADFHIIDNADLVVSAYCLKYCSSLRKLSFSVQNVFKKEDEHSSTSDYRLVCWHHICSVLTTSGHLTELQVQDSTLSESTFVTWCNQLRHPSCRLQRLGINNVSFSGPSGQLFEVLFYQPDLKYLSFTLTKLSRDDVRSLCDALNYPAGNVKELALVDCFLSPIDCEVLACLLTNNKKLTYLNVSCNDLDAGLPLLCEALCNPDTVLVYLMLAYCHLGEQCCEYISEMLLHNKSVRYLDLGANVLKDEGLKTLCEALKRPDCRLDSLWLEECGLTSACCKDLASVLTSSKTLQQLNLTLNALDYAGVVVLCEALRHPECALQVLGLRKTDFDEETQALLMAEEERNPNLTITDDCDTVTRVEI, from the exons GATACACACAAACCTATCAAGCTCATGCAAAGCGGAAATTCAGCCGCTTATGGTCCAGCAAGTCTGTCACTGAGATTCACCTGTACTTCCAGGAGGAAGTCAAGCAAGAAGAATGTGAACATTTGGACCACCTTTTTGCTCCCAAGGAAACTGGGAAACAGCCACGTACAGTGATCATTCAAGGACCGCAAGGGATTGGAAAAACGACACTCCTGATGAAGCTGCTGATGGCCTGGTCAGACAACAAGATCTTTCGGGATAGGTTCCTGTACACTTTCTATTTCTGCTGCAGAGAACTGAGGGAGTTGCCGGCAACGAGCTTGGCTGACCTGATTTCCAGAGAGTGGCCCGACCCCGCTGCTCCTGTAACAGAGATCGTGTCTCAGCCGGAGAGACTCTTGTTTGTCATCGACAGCTTCGAAGAGTTGAAGGACGGCTTGAACGAACCCGATTCGGCCCTGTGCGACGACGTGATGGAGAAACGGCCCGTGCAGGTGCTTCTGAGCAGTTTGCTGACGAAGAAGATGCTCCCGGAGGCCTCCCTGCTCGTGGCCGTCCAACCCGTGTGCCCGAAGGAGCTCCGGGATCGGGTGGCCATCTCAGAAATCTACGAGCCCCGGGGATTCAACGAGAGTGATCGGTTAGTGTATTTCTGCTGTTTCTTTAAAGATCCGAAAAGAGCCATGGAAGCCTTCAGTCTTGTAAGAGAAAGTGAACAACTGTTTTCCATATGCCAGATCCCGCTCCTCTGCTGGATCCTCTGTACCTCTCTGAAGCAAGAGATGCAGAAAGGGAAAGACGTGACCCTGACCTGCCAGAGCACCACCTCTGTGTACTCCTGCTTCATCTTTAACCTGTTCACACCCGAGGGTGCCGAGGGTCCGACTGCGCAAAGCCAGCGCCAGCTGAAGGCCCTGTGCTCCCTGGCTGCAGAGGGCATGTGGACGGACACGTTTGAGTTTCGTGAAGACGACCTCCGGAGAAATGGGGTTGTTGAGGCTGACATCCCCGCGCTGCTGGGCACCAAGGTTCTCCTGAAGTACGGGGAGCGTGAGAGCTCCTACGTGTTCCTCCACGCGTGTATCCAGGAGTTCTGTGCTGCCTTGTTCTATTTGCTCAAGAGCCACCTTGATCATCCTCACCCAGCTGTGAGAAGTGTACAGGAATTGCTAGTTGCCAATTTCGAAAAAACAAGGAGAGCACATTGGATTTTTCTGGGCTGTTTTCTAACTGGCCTTTTAAATAAACAGGAACAACAGAAACTGGACGCGTTTTTTGGCTTCCAACTGTCCCAAGAGATCAAGCAGCAACTTCACCAGTGTCTGAAGAGCTTAGGGGAGCATAGCGATCCTCTGGGACAGGTGGATTCCTTGGCGATATTTTACTGTCTCTTCGAGATGCAGGATCCTGCGTTTGTAAAGCAGGCAGTGAACCTCCTCCAAAAAGCTGACTTTCATATTATTGACAACGCAGACCTGGTGGTTTCTGCCTACTGTTTAAAATACTGCTCCAGTTTGAGGAAACTCTCTTTCTCCGTTCAAAATGTCTTTAAGAAAGAGGATGAACACAGCTCTAC GTCGGATTACAGACTTGTCTGTTGGCATCACATCTGCTCTGTGCTCACTACCAGCGGGCACCTCACAGAGCTCCAGGTACAGGACAGCACCCTCAGCGAGTCGACCTTTGTGACCTGGTGTAACCAGCTGAGGCATCCCAGCTGTCGCCTTCAGAGGCTCGG AATAAATAATGTTTCCTTTTCTGGTCCGAGTGGTCAGCTTTTTGAGGTGCTCTTTTATCAGCCAGACTTGAAATACCTGAGCTTCACCCTCACGAAACTCTCTCGTGATGACGTCAGGTCCCTCTGTGATGCCTTGAACTACCCGGCGGGCAACGTAAAAGAGCTAGC GCTGGTAGATTGTTTCCTTTCACCCATCGATTGTGAAGTCCTTGCCTGCCTTCTAACCAACAACAAGAAGCTGACGTATCTGAATGTATCCTGCAACGACTTAGACGCAGGCTTGCCTCTTCTGTGTGAAGCTCTGTGCAACCCAGACACGGTCCTGGTATACCTGAT GCTGGCTTACTGCCACCTCGGTGAGCAGTGCTGTGAATACATCTCTGAAATGCTTCTGCATAACAAGAGCGTGCGCTATCTAGACCTCGGCGCCAATGTCCTGAAGGACGAAGGACTGAAAACCCTCTGTGAGGCCTTGAAACGCCCAGACTGCCGCCTGGATTCGCTGTG GTTGGAAGAATGTGGGTTAACGAGCGCCTGTTGTAAGGATCTTGCGTCTGTTCTCACCAGCAGTAAGACCCTGCAGCAGCTCAACCTGACCTTGAACGCCTTGGACTACGCAGGGGTGGTTGTGCTCTGTGAGGCCCTGAGACACCCAGAGTGCGCCCTGCAGGTGCTCGG gCTGAGAAAAACTGATTTTGATGAGGAAACCCAGGCACTTCTGATGGCTGAGGAAGAGAGAAATCCTAACCTGACCATCACAGACGACTGTGACACAGTTACAAGGGTAGAAATCTGA